Part of the Chloroflexota bacterium genome is shown below.
GCTGCTGGCTGCCACCGATGGCACGTCGGCTATGGGCATCTGGGTGGCGGTCGGCACCTTTATCGGCGTGTTCTTGTTTCTCGTGTCGGTACCAGGGCTGATTGGCGGCATCGGCCTGCTGCAGCGGCAGAATTGGGCGCGGATCCTCGTGCTCATCCTGAGCGTGCTCCAACTCTTCAATTTTTCCCTTTGGCACGGCGGTGGGGGTGTATTCGCTGTGGGCGCTTACACGTGCGGAAACTCTGGCGCACTTTGGCGAAACGATAGGCTGGAAAGAGTAGACTGCTCTTGCCGTAGCATGGCAAAAGACTGACGGACCTACCTAACCCAAGGAGGAGACCTGTGAATGACCTCGCCTGCAGACGAAAAAACTCCCTCTCCCTGGGGAGACCTTTGCATAACCCCACTTTCAAGCGGAGGCACTCCCTCTCCCTGGGGGAGAGGGTCGGGGTGAGGGGTCTTCTTGCTACATTGGTCCCTTGCTTTGTGCAGTTTCAACGCATAGCAGCGCAGAATCGGGGTGCATATGGAGAGATTTCAGGAGATTCACCCTCACCCTAACCCTCTCCCGTCGAGGGAGAGGGAACATCCGCGCTTTGGCGAGGGTTATGCAAAGGTCTCCGTCGAGGGAGAGGGGACTATTTCGCTACCGCTTGAGTTGCGCAAAGGTCTCCTGGGGGAGAGGGTCGGGGTGAGGGGTCTTCTTGCTACATTGGTCCCTTGCAGTGTGTAGTGTCAACGCATAACAGCGCAGAATCGGAGTGCATATTGAGGGATTTCAGGAGATCCACCCTCACCCTAGCCCTCTCCCGTCGAGGGAGAAGGAACTTTTCTCACATCCGCTAGGGTTACGTAGCGGTCTCCAGGAGGAAGAGAGCATGAGTGTCAGTTCGCGACCGTACATCGATCCCGTGGAAGGACTGATTGCCCGCGCCAAAGCGACGGCGGCGCCCCTGGCGCTGCCGTCTACTGCGGCGGAGTGGCGCGCGTGGCATGAGCGTACGTTGATCCAGGTGCGAGAGATGATCGGCCCGTATCCCGATCCCGTGCCGCTCAATGTCGAGGTGGTCGAGCGCCACGACGAGGGCAGCTACGTGCGGGAGAAGGTCCTTTACGACAGCGAGGCCTTTGCCACCGTGCCCGCCTGGCTCTTCACGCCCAAGGACATCAAGGATGGCGAACGGCGGCCGGCCATCCTCTGTGCCCACGGTCACGGACGTGGCAAGGATGACCCCGCAGGTATCTTGCCTCCACCGGACGATCCCAACTATGCGCAACAGAAGGAACGGCAGTCCGGCGTCAACTACGCCCAGCAGCTTGCCGAGCGCGGCTACGTCTGCCTGGCGCCCGACTGGCGCGGCTTTGGCGAGCGTCAGGGTCCGCGCGAGTGGCGGCGCGACTCTCGCGATGGCTGCAACGCGCTCTATCTGGGCTACGGCTACCTGGGGTTCCAGTTACTCGCGCTCGACATCTGGGACGGCATGCGCGGCATCGACCTGCTTCAGGGTCTGCCAAATGTAGACCCCGATCGCATCGGCATGATCGGCCTCTCCTTCGGTGGCACGATGACCACCTATCTGTCGGCCCTGGACGAACGCGTTCGCTGCGCCGACATCGTTTGCTACCTCAGCACGTTAGAGGACGCCATCGGCCATCGCGGTCGGGGCAACACCTGCGGCTCGCAATTCGCCCGCGGCCTGCTGACCTTTGGCGACATTGCGTCCGTGGCCGGTCTCATTGCGCCGCGCCCGTGCCTCGTGGAGGTTGGCGAACTGGACGACTGTTTTGTGAAAGACGATGCACTGCGCTGTTATGCTGACGTGGAACGCATCTTCGCCGCAGCCGGCGTTGCCGATAGACTGGACTTGGACCTGCATCCCGGCGGCCATGCTTTCAGCGGCGCCAAGGCGTTCGATTGGTTCGACCGTTGGCTGTAGCTTGACTCGAACTTAGGCCACCAAATGTGCTGGTGAATCCGCTCCATCAGCACAGCTCACTATATTCACGCCGTTGCAAAGTCGGCACCGAGATTCCAGCTTGACAGTAGGCATTGTCAGTTCTACCATCGAAGGCAAGCAAACCTCCAATTCCCCAGTATTTGGCTGAATGAGGACAGCACAATGGCACAAGTTCAGGAACTGGGAACCGCCGCAGAACTCAAGTTCGACCAGTATGAGGGCGATCCCTACAAAGAGCAACTCTATCGCTTCGACAACAGCGCCACCGGGATAGCCAGCATCGATGAATTCTCCGATGAGCACGTGGCGTTCTATCGGGAAACCGGCTTCCTGGTCATTCAGGGAGTGTTTACCGACCGGGAGGTAGAATCGGCATTGGCTGGCTTTACGGATCTCGTAATCGGCAAGCACGCCGATTTTGTGGGCGTGCAGTTTGAGGCTGCCTCCAAGAAATACGTCCGTACCTTGCCGCCAGAGCGGCAACTCGATTGCGTGCGCAAACTCCAGCACTTTGTCGAGTTTGAGCCGCGTATGAAAGCGATGGCGTGGCATCGCAATTTACAGCGCGTTGTCAGCCGCCTGCTGGAAGCCGAGCCGGAACTCTTTGCCGACCAGGCCCTGAGCAAGCCCCCGGGCATCGGACGTGAAAAGCCCTGGCACCAAGACCACGCCTTCTTCAACTTGCCGATGGGCACGCCGATTGTCGGCACGTGGACGGCGCTGGACGCGGCTACGCTCGAGAATGGCTGCATGCACGTGAAGCCCGGCACCCATAAAGAAGGCCCGGTAGTGCATTTTCGGCGGCGCGATTGGCAGATTTGCGACGAACACCTTGACCTCAACCGCGACGTAGCGGTGCCGCTGCCACCCGGCGGCGTGCTCTTCTTCGACGGCCTTATGCACCACGGCACGCCGGCAAACCGCAGCGAGAGCCGGCGCCGGGCGCTCCAATTCCACTTCATTCCCGCCGGCACCGAGAAGACCGAGCAGGAAGAACGCATGGCGGTGTTTGGGAGTGAGGGCAAAGACGTTAATTGCTAGTCATCACTGTTGTTCAAACAGCGCAGGCCACGCGCATCACGGCATACACGTGACCGCGATGAAAGTTTCCCACACCGTCCGTGACCGGAACTGCGGGCACAGTTTCCGGCGTAGCGCGGGGGCTTGTCCCCCGCCTCTTGACAACGCGACCGCCACGGCGCGCTATCCGGCGTAGCGCGGGGGCTTGTCCCCCGCCTCTTGGCCACGCGACCGCCTTGGCACGGTGTCCGGCGTAACGCGGGGGCTCGTCCCCCGCCTCTTGGCCACGTGGACGCC
Proteins encoded:
- a CDS encoding acetylxylan esterase, which codes for MSVSSRPYIDPVEGLIARAKATAAPLALPSTAAEWRAWHERTLIQVREMIGPYPDPVPLNVEVVERHDEGSYVREKVLYDSEAFATVPAWLFTPKDIKDGERRPAILCAHGHGRGKDDPAGILPPPDDPNYAQQKERQSGVNYAQQLAERGYVCLAPDWRGFGERQGPREWRRDSRDGCNALYLGYGYLGFQLLALDIWDGMRGIDLLQGLPNVDPDRIGMIGLSFGGTMTTYLSALDERVRCADIVCYLSTLEDAIGHRGRGNTCGSQFARGLLTFGDIASVAGLIAPRPCLVEVGELDDCFVKDDALRCYADVERIFAAAGVADRLDLDLHPGGHAFSGAKAFDWFDRWL
- a CDS encoding phytanoyl-CoA dioxygenase family protein; the protein is MAQVQELGTAAELKFDQYEGDPYKEQLYRFDNSATGIASIDEFSDEHVAFYRETGFLVIQGVFTDREVESALAGFTDLVIGKHADFVGVQFEAASKKYVRTLPPERQLDCVRKLQHFVEFEPRMKAMAWHRNLQRVVSRLLEAEPELFADQALSKPPGIGREKPWHQDHAFFNLPMGTPIVGTWTALDAATLENGCMHVKPGTHKEGPVVHFRRRDWQICDEHLDLNRDVAVPLPPGGVLFFDGLMHHGTPANRSESRRRALQFHFIPAGTEKTEQEERMAVFGSEGKDVNC